GGGGCGCGCGCAGTTGCGAGAGCACCGCGAGCACGAGCACGCCCTTGCGCAGATCCTGCTCGAGCTTGCCCGACTGCTCGGGGCGACTCTCTACCATGCGCGCCACACTACATAGACCCGCACAGTACGTCAACAGGATGTCCCGTCGGCGTGATCGCCGATGGAGGGACGCGCCGGCGGGTCAGCGCACCTCGACCGTGACCTCGTCGAGGCCCGTGGCGCCGTCGGGCACGACGCCCTGCCGATCGGCGGTCTGCACGTCTCCATCGGCGCCGAGGGCACGCACCCGAACGGAGTGCGAGCCCGCCGCGGCATCCGGCCATTCGTACTTCCACTGCACCCACGTGTCATCGTTGATCGCCGTCGCGAGCTCGGCCGCGCGCCACTCGCCGTCGTCGATCTGCACCTCGACGCCCGCGATGCCGACGTGCTGGTGCCACGCGACACCCGCGAGCACTGCCGAGCCGGAGGAGACCGACTGCCCCTGGCGGGGCACGTCGATGCGCGAGGAGATCTTGATGGGTCCGCGCTCGCTCCAGCCGCGATCGGTCCAGTACGCGGATGCCGCGTCGAAGCGGGTCACCTCGAGATCGACGACCCACTTCGTGGCCGAGACGTAACCGTAGAGGCCGGGCACGACCATCCGCACGGGGAAGCCGTGCTCGGTGGGCAGCGGTTCGCCGTTCATGCCGACCGCGAGGATCGCGTTGCGGTCGTCCTCCAGCACCTCGAGCGGCGTCGAAGCCGTGAATCCGTCGATGCTCCGCGAGAGCACCATGTCGGCATCGGTCGAAGGGCCCGCGCGGGCGAGCAGTTCGCGGATCGGGTAGCCGAGCCACACGGCGTTGCCGATGAGGTTGCCGCCGACCTCGTTCGACACGCACGCGAGGGTCGTGATGCTCTCTTCGAGGGGGAGGGCGAGCAATTCGTCCCAGGTCAGCGTGACCTCGCGATCGACGAGGCCGTGGATGCGCAGGCTCCAGTCGGCGGGGTCGATCGCCGGCACGGCGAGGGCGGTGTCGATGCGGTAGAACTCGGCATTCGGTGTGACGACCGGAGCGAGGCCGTCGATGCCGAGTTCGGCGCCGGCGGGCACGTTCGCGGTCGACGCCGCCTTCGGCAGGGTGATCGCGTCGCGTACGGCCGTGACCGCGCGGGCGCCCGCCTGCAGTGCGTAGCCGCCGAGTGCGGCGAGCGCCCCGAGTGCCACGGCGCCGCCCGCCCAGCCGAGGAAGCGGCGGCGGTCGACGTCTGCCGGGGCTGCCGGCGTCGCCGAGTCGAAGGATGATTCCTGCGACGCGCCGGGCTCCACCTCGTGCGTCGGCTCGGTGTTCCTGCGACTCAGCGCGTCTGGGGCGGGTTCGGGGGTGGGTGTGGGGGCGAGTTTCTTGAACAGGAACGTCAGCGCGAGCATCGCCGCGATCGCGGCCACCGCCGAGGGCACGATCGCGAGCATCGAGGCGTTCGCCCGGCTCGCCGCCGCGACCGCGCCGACGACGCCCACGGCGCCGATCACGACCATGCCCCACGGCGGTCGCCGAGCCTCGAGCACCCCGGCCGCGCCGGCGACGGCGAGCAGCACGAGCCCGATGCCCACGAGCAGGGCGGCCTTGTCGGCCGTGCCGAAGAGCGCGATCGCGGTGTCCTTCGCCCAGGGCGGTGCGAGATCGATGAGCAGGGACCCGACCACCACGAGCGGGCTCGACGCGGGTGCCACGACGGCCGCGACGAGCTCGCCGACGCCGACGCCGAGGGCGACGGATGCCACGCCCGCCACGGCGGGCAGCACCCATCCTCGGGCGGGGCCGCGCGTCTCGGGCATGCGCACAGCGTACGCCCGGCCGGGTGCGGCGACCTGCGAGACATCCGCCCTGCCGGATGTCGCCGCCTCATGTCAGAATCGTGAGTCGCGGGCGGGCGCCCGCGACGAGGGGAGCAGCCGAATGACCGCGACCGACCAGACCGTCACCGAGCGCAGCACCGACGAGCGCAGCGCCGGGCGGCACATCGCCGACGCGCACGACGTCATCGAGGTGCGCGGGGCGCACGAGAACAACCTGCAGGGCATCTCGCTCGACATCCCGAAGCGGCGGCTCAGCGTCTTCACGGGGGTCTCGGGCTCCGGCAAGTCGAGCCTCGTGTTCGGCACCATCGCGGCCGAGTCGCAGCGACTCATCAACGAGACGTACTCCACGTTCATCCAGTCGTTCATGACCACGCAGCCGCGACCCGAGGTCGACAGTCTGCGCAACGTCTCCGCCGCGATCATCGTCGACCAGGAGCGCATGGGCGCGAACTCCCGATCGACCGTCGGCACCGCGACCGACGCCTATGCGCTGCTCCGCATCCTGTTCTCGCGCCTCGGGCAGCCCTACGTCGGCCCGAGCTTCCACTTCAGCTTCAACGTGCCGGCGGGCATGTGCCCGCGATGCGAGGGCACCGGCGAGGTCAACGACCTCGACCTCGACGAGCTCTTCGACCGCGACAAGTCGCTCGCCGAGGGCGCCATCACGATCCCCGGCTACACGGCCGACGGGTGGATGGTGCGCATCTACTCGGAAGGCGGGTTCCTCGACGCCGACAAGAAGATCCGCGACTACACCGAGGCCGAGCTGCACGACTTCCTCTACAAGGAGTCGACGAAGGTCAAGGTGCAGAACATCAACATGACCTACGAGGGCCTCGTGCCGAAGCTGCAGAAGAGCCTCCTCTCCAAAGACCGCGACGCCATGCAGCCGCACATCCGCGCGTTCGTCGACCGCGCGGTGACCTTCACCGCCTGCCCCGAGTGCGGCGGCGCGCGCCTCAACCAAGAGGCCCTCTCGTCGAAGATCAAGGGCATCAACATCGCGGATGCCTCGTCGATGCAGATCTCCGACCTCGCGAGCTGGCTCGCCGACATCGACGACCCGAGCGTCGGGCCGCTCATCGGCAACCTGCGGCAGAACGTCGACTCCTTCGTCGACATCGGTCTCGGCTACCTCAGCCTCGACCGGCCTTCGGGCACGCTCTCGGGTGGTGAGGCGCAGCGCGTCAAGATGATCCGGCACATCGGGTCGTCGCTCACCGATGTCACCTACGTGTTCGACGAGCCGACGGTCGGCCTGCACCCGCACGACATCCAGCGCATGAACCGGCTGCTGTTGCAGCTGCGCGACAAGGGCAACACCGTGCTCGTCGTCGAGCACAAGCCCGAGGTCATCGAGATCGCCGACCACATCGTCGACCTCGGCCCGGGCGCCGGCTCGCGGGGCGGGCAGATCTGCTTCGAGGGCGACCTCGCGGGGCTGCGCGCCTCCGACACGCTCACCGGCCGGCACCTCGACCACCGGGCGAAGCTGCGCGACGAGGTGCGCACGGCATCGAGCGCGCTCGAGATCCGCGGTGCGACGCAGCACAACCTCACGGGGGTCGACGTCGACGTCCCGCTCGGCGTGCTCACCGTCGTCACGGGCGTCGCCGGTTCGGGCAAGTCCTCGCTCATCCACGGCAACGTGCCGAAGCACGACCAGGTGGTCGTCGTCGACCAGTCGCCGATCCGCGGCTCGATCCGCTCCAACCCGGCCACCTACACGGGCCTGCTCGACACGATCCGCAAGGCGTTCGCGAAGGAGAACGGCGTGAAGCCGGCGCTCTTCAGCGCGAACTCCGCCGGCGCATGCCCCAACTGCAAGGGCATCGGGCTCGTGTTCGTCGAGCTCGGGCCGATGTCGACGGTCTCGAGCGTGTGCGAGGAGTGCGGCGGCAAGCGGTTCACGGCCGAGGTGCTCGAGTACCGCCTCAATGGCCTGAACATCGCCGAGGTGCTCGCCCTCTCGGTCGACGCGGCGCTCGAGTACCTCACCGAGAAGCCGGCCCGGGCGATCCTGCAGCGTCTCTCCGATGTGGGGCTCGGCTACCTCGGCCTGGGCCAGGCGCTGAACACCCTCTCGGGCGGCGAGCGCCAGCGGCTGAAGCTCGCGATCAGCATGGCGAAGTCGGGCTCGGTCTACGTGCTCGACGAGCCGACGACCGGTCTGCATCTTGCCGACGTCGACCGCCTGCTCGCCCTGCTCGACCGGCTCGTCGACGACGGCAACTCGGTCATCGTGATCGAGCACCATCAAGCCGTCATGGCGCACGCCGACTGGATCATCGACCTTGGCCCGGGGGCCGGTCGCGATGGCGGGCGCATCGTGTTCGAGGGCACCCCGCGTGCCCTCGTCGAGGCCGCCGCCACCGACGAGGCGACGCTCACGGGCACGCACCTCCGGGAGTACGTCGGCGCCTGAGGTCACGGCGTCCGGTGCCTGATTCACAGCTGGAAATCAGGTCGACCTGCTCTTCGAGCGGGAGCGTCGCCGACCGGCGTAGCGTCGATGACATGAGCAGAACGTATGTCATCACCGGAGCAGGATCAGGCATCGGGGCGGCCGCCGCGGCGCTCCTCACCGAGCGCGGCCACCGCGTCATCGGCGTCGACCTGAAGGGGGCCGATATCACCGCGGACCTCTCGAAACGCGAGGGCCGAGCGGATGCCGCGGCAGCCGTCGTCGAGGCATCCGGCGGGCGGATCGACGCCGTCGTCGCGGCGGCCGGCATCTCGGCGCCGATCCCGCTGACCGTGGCCGTCAACTTCTTCGGCGTCACCGAGTTCCTCGACGCGCTCGCCCCGACGCTTGCGAAGGCGGATGCCCCGCGCATCGCCGTGGTGAGCTCGATGGCGAGCCTGCAGCCCAACTCCACCGCGCTCGTCGAGGCACTGCTCGCGGGCGACGAGGCCAAGGCGCTCGACCTCGGCGCGGCGCTCGCCGAGCAGGGGCCCGAGACCGGCTACCTCAACTACCCGTCGTCGAAGCGCGCGCTCAGCCGCTGGGTTCGCCGCGAGTCGATCGCGCCGCGCTACGCCGGCGCCGGCATCCCCGTGAACGCGGTCGCCCCCGGCACCGTGGTCACGCCGATGACCGCGCCGCTCCTCGCAACCGAAGAGGGTCGGGCGATGGTCGACGCGGCCGTGCCGATGCCGCTCAACGGACACTCCGATGCGCTCGTGATCGCGAAGCTGCTCGCCTGGCTCACGAGCGAGGAGAACTCGCACGTCACCGGACAGACGATCTACATCGACGGCGGCGCCGACGCCACGCTCCGCGGCGACGACATCTGGACCTGGGCCGACCCGAGCTGACCTTCCGGGCAGTGGCCCGACGACCCGCGAGCCTCGCATCGCTCGTGCAGCGAGAGAGCGAGGATCGGGTCGTCGGGTCGTCGGGTCGTCGGGTCGTCGGGTCGTCGGGCCGTCCGGCCGGATCAGGGACTGACGTACGTCTGCCGCTGGATCGTCGGCTGCGGCGGCACCGCCGGGATCCAATCCGGTTCCTCGTCGGGGAACTCGTCGTCGGGCAGCGCCTGGACCGCCGACTCGGCCACGTCGGCCGCGTCGGGCAGCGGCAGCGTGCCGAGGCGATCGACCTGCTCGGTGAGGGCGTCGAGCACCGAGCGCAACTGGATCTGGGCGACCTGCGCGTAGGTGCGCACGTACTCGATCTCGGGCATCGACGGCAGCGGGATGCTCGCCGTCGTCGTCGCCGGCTCGGTCGGCGCGGCAGCTGCGGTCGCGGCGGTGCGCTCCTGCGCCTCGCGATACTGCGTGCGGGCGGTGAGCACGAGATCGCGCGCGTACTCCTCGGCGTCGGCGACCGCCTTGTCGGCGATCACCTGGGCCTGGGAGAGCAGACCGACGGCACCCAGCGTGACCTCGCGCTCGAGGTCTTCGGAGCCGGTGCTGCGGAGCTTCGTGTTCTCGGCACGGAGTTCGGCGAGTTCGCGCTGGTGCTCGGCGAGTTCGCGGCGGTCCTCGGTGAGTGCCGCCCGGACCTCGCCGATCGTGCGTGCGAGGTCGGCCACGTACGCGTCCACTTCGGAGCGGTCGTACCCGCCGAGCGGGCGTGAGGCGAATTTCACGGTACCCGACTCGGGCAGACGCGAGACGGCGGCGACGAGGCCGCCTTCGGACATCGGCGGTAGAGGGATCGGGAGTTCGGCTTCGTCGTCCCAAGTGGTCATCGGGCACTTCCCATCGGTTCTTCCACGAGTGGTGACGGCTGCGGGTCACGCAGGCCGTCCTCATCGAGCGTGGCGAACAGTTCGAAACGGATGTCGGGTGACGGCACACCGAGCTCGCGCAGCCGGGAGGCGGTGTGGCGCACCATGGAGGGCGAACCGCAGACCATCGCGAGGGCGCCGGGGGAGACGTCGGCCTCGACGACCGCGTCGCTCACGAACCCCTTGCGACCTGGGTAGCTCGGGTCGTCGGACACGACGGGCGTATAGCTGAACCACGGCCGACCGGTCAGGCTCTGCATCAGGCGGTTCTCGTACAGGTTCCACGGAACTCGAGCGCCGTGGAACAGGTGCACGCGCGGGGCGTCTCCGGTCGCCTGCCACTGCAGGTCGATGCGTTCCAGATGCGCACGGAGCGGGGCCAGGCCGGTTCCGCCCGCGACCATGACGAGGTCTCGACCGCGGTCGGCGTCGCTGAGCGTCAGCTCCTGCCCGACCGCTGAGCCCATCCGCACTACGTCACCGGCCTTCAGTCGCCGCACCACGGCGCCCGACACCTGCCCGCCTGGCACCAGCTGCACGTGGAACTCGATCGTGCCGTCCTGCCGCGGCGCATTGGCGGCGCTGAAGTAGCGCCACAGGCGCGGGGCGTACGGAGTCTCGACGGCGAACGACTGCCCGGGCTCGAACGGGAGGTCGGGCTCGGGTCGCACGTGCACGATCGCGACGTCCATGCTGCGGCGCTCGACCGCGGTGACGTGACCCGCCCAGGAGGCCGGACTGCTCAGTTCCGACTCCTCGGCGGCCTGCACCATCGCGGTCGCGATGACGCCGTACGCACCGGCCCAGTCCTCGGCGAGCTCTGGGGTCCAGAGGTCGCCGAGGAAGTGCTGCAGCGTGGTGAGGAGCGAGAGGCCGACCGCGTCGTAGTGCTCGGCGATGACCTCGAACCTGCGGTGGTCACGGCCGAGCTGCCCGATGAACGCCGTCACCTCGTCGAGTTGATCGACGTTGGACACGATGCGCCCGAGCGCGCCGACGAGCCGGTCGCGTTGGGTTGCCATCGCGACCGGGAACATCGCCCGGAGCTCGGGGTGCGTGTAGAAGAGGTGCGAGTAGAAGAAGAGCGGCACCTCGTCGCCGAGCGACTCGGCCAGCGACCAGGTGTGCTTCAGCGCAGCGGTGTCCACGCTGTCACTCTTGCGTCGCGCTGACCTCGACGATGTCGGGTTGGGTCGCGGCGACGGCGGTCACGGTGCGGTCGACGATCTCGGACGGAACACCGGCCTCGGTCAGTGCGGCGATCAGGTGTTCGGCGACGGCGCCGAACTCCTCCGCCGTGATGCCCATGTTCGCGTGGGCCGCACGCAGGTCGCGTCCCTCGTAGGCGACCGGCCCGCCCATGACCTGGGAGACGAGCGCGACCTGGTGTCGCTTGAGTCGGACCATCTCGATGCCCTCGAAGTGCTTCAGCAGTCGGTCGTCGCCGAGCACCAGCTCGTAGAACCGGTTGACGACGGCGGTGACTGCGGGTGCACCTCCGACGGCTGCGTAGTCGCTCTGGGCTTCGGGTTGGGTCTGCAGATCGAGGGAATTCATTCGGGTGTCCGTTCGGTAGGGGGGTGTGAGGACTTCCCTTTCCTAGCAGAACGCACACCCTCAGATCAAAGGTTTGTTGCATGTCGCTCCGGTTCGGAGCGGGCGTTCAGGCCCGTCTGGCATGCTCCGTTCCTCGGCTTCGGTCGCCGCGGATAGGCTGGCATGGTGGAACTCGGTCTGGCCTTCGCCCTCGCCTGGGCCGTGCTCGCGCTCGTCGCGGGCGCCGCGCTCATCGTCAAGCGCCGCTGGCTCTCCGAGACCATCACGGCGGAGCGTCAGTCGACCGTGGCGCGCGCGGGAGCCCGTG
The DNA window shown above is from Agromyces cerinus and carries:
- a CDS encoding ATP-binding cassette domain-containing protein, with amino-acid sequence MTATDQTVTERSTDERSAGRHIADAHDVIEVRGAHENNLQGISLDIPKRRLSVFTGVSGSGKSSLVFGTIAAESQRLINETYSTFIQSFMTTQPRPEVDSLRNVSAAIIVDQERMGANSRSTVGTATDAYALLRILFSRLGQPYVGPSFHFSFNVPAGMCPRCEGTGEVNDLDLDELFDRDKSLAEGAITIPGYTADGWMVRIYSEGGFLDADKKIRDYTEAELHDFLYKESTKVKVQNINMTYEGLVPKLQKSLLSKDRDAMQPHIRAFVDRAVTFTACPECGGARLNQEALSSKIKGINIADASSMQISDLASWLADIDDPSVGPLIGNLRQNVDSFVDIGLGYLSLDRPSGTLSGGEAQRVKMIRHIGSSLTDVTYVFDEPTVGLHPHDIQRMNRLLLQLRDKGNTVLVVEHKPEVIEIADHIVDLGPGAGSRGGQICFEGDLAGLRASDTLTGRHLDHRAKLRDEVRTASSALEIRGATQHNLTGVDVDVPLGVLTVVTGVAGSGKSSLIHGNVPKHDQVVVVDQSPIRGSIRSNPATYTGLLDTIRKAFAKENGVKPALFSANSAGACPNCKGIGLVFVELGPMSTVSSVCEECGGKRFTAEVLEYRLNGLNIAEVLALSVDAALEYLTEKPARAILQRLSDVGLGYLGLGQALNTLSGGERQRLKLAISMAKSGSVYVLDEPTTGLHLADVDRLLALLDRLVDDGNSVIVIEHHQAVMAHADWIIDLGPGAGRDGGRIVFEGTPRALVEAAATDEATLTGTHLREYVGA
- a CDS encoding molybdopterin-dependent oxidoreductase, whose translation is MPETRGPARGWVLPAVAGVASVALGVGVGELVAAVVAPASSPLVVVGSLLIDLAPPWAKDTAIALFGTADKAALLVGIGLVLLAVAGAAGVLEARRPPWGMVVIGAVGVVGAVAAASRANASMLAIVPSAVAAIAAMLALTFLFKKLAPTPTPEPAPDALSRRNTEPTHEVEPGASQESSFDSATPAAPADVDRRRFLGWAGGAVALGALAALGGYALQAGARAVTAVRDAITLPKAASTANVPAGAELGIDGLAPVVTPNAEFYRIDTALAVPAIDPADWSLRIHGLVDREVTLTWDELLALPLEESITTLACVSNEVGGNLIGNAVWLGYPIRELLARAGPSTDADMVLSRSIDGFTASTPLEVLEDDRNAILAVGMNGEPLPTEHGFPVRMVVPGLYGYVSATKWVVDLEVTRFDAASAYWTDRGWSERGPIKISSRIDVPRQGQSVSSGSAVLAGVAWHQHVGIAGVEVQIDDGEWRAAELATAINDDTWVQWKYEWPDAAAGSHSVRVRALGADGDVQTADRQGVVPDGATGLDEVTVEVR
- a CDS encoding globin domain-containing protein — encoded protein: MDTAALKHTWSLAESLGDEVPLFFYSHLFYTHPELRAMFPVAMATQRDRLVGALGRIVSNVDQLDEVTAFIGQLGRDHRRFEVIAEHYDAVGLSLLTTLQHFLGDLWTPELAEDWAGAYGVIATAMVQAAEESELSSPASWAGHVTAVERRSMDVAIVHVRPEPDLPFEPGQSFAVETPYAPRLWRYFSAANAPRQDGTIEFHVQLVPGGQVSGAVVRRLKAGDVVRMGSAVGQELTLSDADRGRDLVMVAGGTGLAPLRAHLERIDLQWQATGDAPRVHLFHGARVPWNLYENRLMQSLTGRPWFSYTPVVSDDPSYPGRKGFVSDAVVEADVSPGALAMVCGSPSMVRHTASRLRELGVPSPDIRFELFATLDEDGLRDPQPSPLVEEPMGSAR
- a CDS encoding group I truncated hemoglobin, whose amino-acid sequence is MNSLDLQTQPEAQSDYAAVGGAPAVTAVVNRFYELVLGDDRLLKHFEGIEMVRLKRHQVALVSQVMGGPVAYEGRDLRAAHANMGITAEEFGAVAEHLIAALTEAGVPSEIVDRTVTAVAATQPDIVEVSATQE
- a CDS encoding SDR family oxidoreductase gives rise to the protein MSRTYVITGAGSGIGAAAAALLTERGHRVIGVDLKGADITADLSKREGRADAAAAVVEASGGRIDAVVAAAGISAPIPLTVAVNFFGVTEFLDALAPTLAKADAPRIAVVSSMASLQPNSTALVEALLAGDEAKALDLGAALAEQGPETGYLNYPSSKRALSRWVRRESIAPRYAGAGIPVNAVAPGTVVTPMTAPLLATEEGRAMVDAAVPMPLNGHSDALVIAKLLAWLTSEENSHVTGQTIYIDGGADATLRGDDIWTWADPS
- a CDS encoding DivIVA domain-containing protein codes for the protein MTTWDDEAELPIPLPPMSEGGLVAAVSRLPESGTVKFASRPLGGYDRSEVDAYVADLARTIGEVRAALTEDRRELAEHQRELAELRAENTKLRSTGSEDLEREVTLGAVGLLSQAQVIADKAVADAEEYARDLVLTARTQYREAQERTAATAAAAPTEPATTTASIPLPSMPEIEYVRTYAQVAQIQLRSVLDALTEQVDRLGTLPLPDAADVAESAVQALPDDEFPDEEPDWIPAVPPQPTIQRQTYVSP